The proteins below come from a single Chelmon rostratus isolate fCheRos1 chromosome 12, fCheRos1.pri, whole genome shotgun sequence genomic window:
- the casq1a gene encoding calsequestrin-1a has translation MKWTWVLVAVLLSFGALSLGKESLDFPEYDGKDRVHDLNAKNYKSVMKKYDVMVVYYHDHPGSSRVAQRQFEIEELALELAAQVLDEFDDEDIGVGLIDAKLDKAVAKKLGLEESDSVFIFTDDEVIEYDGEFAADTLVEFIYDVLEDPVEIIDNSRELKGFENVEEDIKLVGYFKSHKSEHFEAFADAAEEFHPHIKFFATFSAKIAKALELKLNEVDFYEPFMDDPVVIPGKPYSEDELVKFIEDNDRPTLRKLQPHNMYEIWDDDVDGEHIIAFAEEADPDGFEFLEILKQVAEDNTDNPDLSIVWIDPDDFPLLLPHWEKTFGIDLSSPQIGVVDADDADSVWMDMDDGEDLPSVDELEDWIEDALSGEIDPDDDDDDDDDDDDDDDDDDDDDDDDDDDDDDDDDDDDDDDDDDDDDDDDDDDDDDDDDDDDDDDDDDDDDDDDDDDDDDDDDY, from the exons ATGAAGTGGACCTGGGTGCTTGTGGCAGTCTTGCTGTCCTTTGGGGCGCTATCATTGGGCAAGGAGAGCTTGGACTTCCCAGAGTACGATGGAAAGGACCGTGTCCACGACCTCAACGCCAAGAACTATAAGTCCGTGATGAAGAAGTACGATGTTATGGTGGTGTACTACCATGACCATCCCGGATCCAGCCGCGTCGCCCAGAGACAGTTTGAGATTGAGGAGTTGGCCCTTGAG cttGCAGCCCAGGTCCTGGATGAGTTTGATGATGAGGACATTGGAGTCGGCCTCATTGATGCAAAGCTTGACAAGGCCGTTGCAAAGAAATTAG GCCTTGAAGAGTCCGACAGCGTCTTCATCTTCACAGATGATGAGGTCATAGAATACGATGGCGAGTTTGCAGCAGACACTCTTGTGGAGTTCATCTATGAT GTTCTTGAGGACCCAGTGGAAATTATTGACAATAGTAGGGAACTGAAAGGCTTCGAAAACGTCGAAGAGGACATCAAATTGGTGGGCTACTTTAAGAGTCACAAGTCAGAAC ATTTTGAGGCTTTTGCTGATGCCGCTGAAGAGTTCCATCCTCACATCAAGTTCTTTGCCACATTCAGTGCCAAG ATCGCCAAGGCTCTGGAGCTGAAGCTTAATGAGGTGGACTTCTATGAACCCTTCATGGATGATCCAGTGGTCATCCCAGGAAAACCTTACTCTGAGGATGAGCTGGTGAAATTCATTGAAGATAATGACAG ACCAACCCTGAGGAAGCTGCAACCACACAACATGTACGAGATCTGG GATGACGATGTTGATGGTGAACATATCATTGCTTTTGCAGAGGAGGCTGACCCAG ATGGTTTTGAGTTCCTTGAGATCCTGAAGCAAGTTGCCGAGGATAACACAGACAACCCAGACCTCAGCATTGTCTGGATTGACCCTGACGATTTCCCCCTG CTTCTGCCACACTGGGAGAAGACTTTTGGAATTGACCTGTCCTCTCCACAGATTGGtgttgttgatgctgatgat GCTGACAGCGTGTGGATGGACATGGATGATGGCGAAGATTTGCCATCTGTAGACGAGCTGGAGGACTGGATTGAGGATGCTCTGTCAGGTGAAATCgatcctgatgatgatgatgatgatgatgatgatgatgacgacgatgatgatgacgatgatgatgatgatgacgacgacgatgatgacgatgatgatgacgatgatgacgatgatgatgacgacgatgacgacgatgatgatgacgatgatgacgatgatgatgacgatgatgacgatgatgatgacgatgatgacgacgacgatgatgatgatgacgatgacgacgacgatgatgatgacgatgatgattaTTAA
- the si:rp71-1g18.1 gene encoding endothelial zinc finger protein induced by tumor necrosis factor alpha, whose amino-acid sequence MSAGVVNLQAQVESVLGALVKAATVELTKLFESSYGASALDVEVGRTDNKSKHDTFETLDGLSIGDTKRSIGVQVDEHICSPSESCGPLYGDCLRECREEEEEEEEMVGCLIPTGILQAEDNDLVDPKWWPLKEQGVAETAVMVEQSMFDEGSLSDGDPQTEVVSQETWTDTLKHGSTQSSPIKQKPLVIQPDTRNIISGQTVKFVCPLILKPEIPAPKPDSSEKPVQVEPQQACVSTAKGTAYSPSPSDGAVTPIQVGVWERIQMPKETKDDLHMKLKLTSPDLKLMCPCTVQLVDVLTVPKSEGPLQDAAAKGHTPKHKTGRPLPKDLRHHQGPHTGHRLCCFTPSGNGVWRLQKVVMHSRDGYVCSVCEKTFKRRKILRRHERFHTGEKPYSCSVCSKTFALRKSLRRHMRFHTGERPHTCLQCNKSFRLRDNLKAHLRFHTGEKPFTCATCGKMFRIMRNLEKHQCGFFVPSFRTIAGL is encoded by the exons ATGTCGGCGGGCGTCGTGAACCTCCAGGCGCAGGTGGAGTCGGTGCTGGGAGCGCTGGTCAAAGCGGCCACGGTGGAGTTGACGAAACTGTTCGAGAGCAGCTACGGAGCGTCGGCGCTGGATGTGGAAGTGGGCCGCActgacaacaaaagcaaacatgacaCCTTTGAGACGCTGGACGGTTTATCGATTGGAGACACAAAACGCAGCATCGGTGTGCAGGTGGACGAGCACATTTGTTCGCCGTCGGAGTCTTGTG gTCCACTTTATGGTGATTGTTTGAGGGaatgcagggaggaggaggaggaggaggaggagatggtgggGTGTCTCATTCCAACAGGAATCCTCCAGGCTGAAGATAATGACCTAGTTGACCCCAAGTGGTGGCCTCTGAAGGAACAG GGTGTGGCAGAGACTGCAGTCATGGTGGAGCAGAGCATGTTTGACGAAGGGTCTCTATCTGATGGCGACCCTCAAACAGAAGTTGTTTCGCAAG AGACATGGACCGACACATTAAAACATGGATCTACGCAAAGCTCTCCAATTAAACAGAAGCCTCTTGTGATCCAACCAGATACACGTAATATCATCTCTGGGCAGACAGTTAAGTTTGTTTGCCCGTTGATCCTCAAGCCAGAAATTCCAGCTCCCAAACCCGACAGTTCAGAGAAACCCGTTCAAGTCGAGCCTCAGCAAGCCTGTGTCAGCACCGCCAAGGGTACCGCCTACAGTCCGTCCCCATCCGATGGAGCGGTGACTCCCATTCAGGTTGGGGTTTGGGAAAGGATCCAGATGCCAAAGGAGACGAAGGACGATCTccacatgaaactgaaactgacttCTCCAGACCTAAAGCTGATGTGTCCCTGCACAGTACAACTGGTGGACGTGCTCACAGTGCCCAAGTCGGAGGGTCCGCTTCAGGATGCTGCTGCTAAAGGCCATACCCCTAAGCACAAAACTGGCAGACCTCTGCCCAAAGACCTCCGCCACCACCAAGGTCCTCACACAGGCCATcgcctctgctgcttcacccCCAGTGGAAACGGCGTTTGGCGGCTGCAGAAGGTGGTCATGCATTCCCGCGATGGATACGTTTGCAGTGTCTGTGAGAAAACATTCAAGCGGAGGAAGATTCTCCGGCGGCACGAGCGCTTTCACACCGGAGAAAAACCGTACTCGTGTTCGGTGTGTTCGAAGACATTTGCTTTGAGGAAGAGCCTCCGCCGCCACATGAGGTTCCACACGGGGGAGAGGCCGCACACCTGCTTGCAGTGCAACAAAAGCTTCCGTCTGCGAGACAATCTGAAAGCGCACCTGAGGTTTCATACTGGAGAAAAGCCTTTCACCTGCGCCACTTGTGGCAAGATGTTCAGGATTATGAGGAACCTGGAGAAACACCAGTGTGGATTCTTTGTTCCTTCCTTCAGGACGATAGCTGGCttgtag